The following proteins are encoded in a genomic region of Oncorhynchus keta strain PuntledgeMale-10-30-2019 unplaced genomic scaffold, Oket_V2 Un_contig_7425_pilon_pilon, whole genome shotgun sequence:
- the LOC118379287 gene encoding zymogen granule membrane protein 16-like, producing the protein MFLILVVTVFLAGCLALPIKDPYSYSSAVGQGGGTPFASYGEGRITGVRVWETNNNYYYYYYYYNYNSNNYISGFQLRYGSNWSPVFGGEGGLKQEMELFNDEAIVEVSGKYNPADYICYLVLTTNMGRTLSTGLPNQISFNFYPTNMGNELRILSGRFNGAGITSIGAHWGLVDTEGAGNSTLQTALETVTPIF; encoded by the exons ATGTTCTTAATCCTGGTTGTCACAGTGTTCTTGGCTGGCTGCTTGGCTTTGC CCATCAAAGACCCGTACTCGTATTCCTCTGCGGTGGGTCAGGGAGGTGGCACCCCATTTGCTTCCTACGGTGAGGGACGCATCACGGGAGTCAGAGTGTGGGAGaccaacaacaactactactactactactactactacaactacaacagCAACAACTACATCAGTGG GTTCCAGCTGAGATACGGTAGCAACTGGTCTCCTGTGTTTGGTGGTGAAGGGGGCTTAAAGCAGGAGATGGAGCTGTTTAATGATGAGGCCATCGTTGAGGTGTCTGGGAAATACAACCCAGCAGACTACATCTGCTACCTGGTGTTAACCACCAACATGGGGCGCACTCTGTCAACCGGCCTGCCCAACCAAATCTCCTTCAACTTCTACCCAACCAACATGGGCAATGAGCTGAGGATCCTCAGCGGTCGCTTCAACGGTGCCGGAATCACCTCCATCGGAGCCCACTGGGGATTGGTGGACACGGAAGGGGCTGGAAACAGTACTCTGCAAACAGCACTGGAAACAGTAACTCCTATTTTTTAG